In Corylus avellana chromosome ca2, CavTom2PMs-1.0, the following proteins share a genomic window:
- the LOC132172260 gene encoding uncharacterized protein LOC132172260, which yields MVSKTEETQLSNLESQVDNGGGGAWEYLCLVRKLKVRRSEKVLKHGLSILNDPKKRSSLGPDEWTLYDQVAVAAMDCQCLDVAKDCIKVLHKKFPESKRVGRLEALLFEAKGSWEEAEKAYSSLLEDNPLDQVIHKRRVAMAKAQGNMSGAIEWLNKYLEIFMADHDAWRELAEIYSSLQMYKQAAFCYEELILSQPMVPQYHLAYADVLYTLGGLENVQTAKKYYASTIELTGGKNTRALFGICLCSAAIGQLTKGRNKDDKESPELQSLAATALERDYKQRAPDKLSLLTTALKSLKVSL from the exons ATGGTGAGCAAGACAGAGGAGACCCAGTTGAGCAATCTGGAGAGCCAGGTGGACAATGGAGGAGGAGGGGCTTGGGAGTACCTCTGCCTGGTCAGGAAGCTCAAGGTCCGGCGCTCTGAGAAGGTTCTGAAGCACGGGTTATCGATTCTCAACGACCCCAAAAAGCGATCCAGCCTCGGCCCGGATG AATGGACTCTGTATGACCAAGTAGCAGTTGCAGCCATGGACTGCCAATGTCTTGATGTTGCAAAG GACTGCATAAAGGTTCTACATAAGAAATTTCCAGAGAGTAAAAGGGTTG GCAGGCTGGAGGCATTGTTGTTTGAAGCAAAGGGATCCTGGGAAGAGGCAGAAAAAGCTTACTCAAGCCTCTTGGAAGATAATCCATTAGATCAA GTAATACATAAGAGGAGGGTAGCGATGGCGAAAGCGCAAGGAAATATGTCTGGGGCCATTGAATGGCTCAACAAATATCTTGAAAT ATTTATGGCTGATCATGATGCCTGGAGAGAACTGGCTGAAATATATTCCTCCTTGCAAAT GTACAAGCAAGCGGCATTTTGCTATGAGGAGTTAATACTGTCTCAACCAATGGTTCCCCAGTACCACTTAGCCTATGCTGAT GTGCTTTATACACTTGGTGGCCTAGAAAACGTTCAGACTGCAAAAAAATACTATGCCTCCACCATAGAGTTGACTGGAGGCAAAAATACCAGAGCGCTTTTTGGTATCTGCTTg TGTTCTGCTGCCATAGGACAGCTTACTAAAGGGCGGAACAAGGACGACAAGGAAAGCCCAGAGCTACAATCTCTGGCAGCAACAGCCTTGGAGAGAGACTACAAGCAGAGAGCACCTGACAAGCTTTCTCTGCTTACCACTGCCCTAAAAAGCTTGAAAGTTTCATTATAA